CCTTGTAGAGCGTAGCGACCCAGGAAAACACCTTGATCGCCGTGGGCACCGCCACGGTGAAGGTGAGGAAGGAGAAGATCATGCCGGCCAGCTCGCTCTGGCCGCTGACGAACATGTGATGACCCCAGACGAGGAAGCTGAGCAGCGCGATCGCCAGCGACGAGTAGGCGATCGCCCGGTAGCCGAAGATCGGCTTCTGGCTGTGCACAGCGATGATCTCGCTGATAATGCCGAAGGCCGGAAGGATCATGATGTAGACGGCCGGATGTGAGTAGAACCAGAAGAAGTGCTGATAGAGCACCGGGTCGCCGCCCATCGCCGGGTCGAAGATGCCGATGCCCAGCACGCGCTCGGCCAGCAGCAGCAAGAGCGTGATCGCCAGCACCGGGGTGGCGAGCACCTGGATGATCGCCGTGGCATAGGTCGCCCAGAGGAAGAGCGGCAGCCGCATCCAGGTCAGCCCCGGCGCGCGCAGCTTGTGGATCGTGACGATGAAGTTGATCCCGGTGAGGATCGAGGAGAAGCCGAGCACGAAGACGCCTAAGGTGGCGGAGATGACGGCCGTTCCGGTCTGCGTGCTGTAGGGCGTGTAGAAGGTCCAGCCGGTGTCCATCGCGCCGGCGAGAATCGAGTAGAGCAGGAAGACGCTGCCGACCAGGTAGATCCAGTAGGAGAGCAGGTTGAGCCGCGGAAAGGCGACGTCCTTGGCTCCGATCATGATCGGCAGGAAGATGTTGCCGAGCGAGGCGGGGATCGACGGGATGATGAACACGAAGATCATGATCGCGCCGTGCAGGGTGAATAACTTATTGTAGGTGTCGGCGCTCAGCAGGTCAGGCTTCGCCGACATCAGCTCGAGGCGCAGGACGACGGCGAGCAGCCCGCCGATGAAGAAGAAGGTCAGCACCGAGATCAGGTACATCACGCCGATCCGCTTGTGATCGAGCGTGAAGAGCCAGCTCAGGAGGCCACGTTGCGCCGTCAGGTAGTTGGCGGGCGCCGCGCCCGCGGCGGTCGCAGCGAGCGCCTGGTCAGCCGGGGCAGGCCCCGCTTGATCGGCCGTGGTCATCGCTTCACCTCGGTCATTTCAGCGTCTTGATGTAGTCGATCAGCGCGTTGATCTGCGGATCTGTGAGCAGGCCCGAGAAGGTCGGCATCAGCGGCTGGAAGCCCTTGACGACCTTGGCGCTCGGGTTCATCAGCGACTCCCGAATGTAGTTGTCGTCGATCGTGACCGACGTGCCGTCGCTCATCTCCTCGGTCTTGCCGTAGCGCCCGGCGAGCGGTGGACCGGGCAGGCCCATCCGGTCGGTGGTGCGGCTGTGACAGGTCACGCAGGCCTTGGCGACGAAGAGCTTTTCGCCGTCCGGCGGGCCGCCGCCGGTCTGCGCCCACTGCTCGAAGTCCGCCGTGCTGACGACCTTGACGCGGGCGTGCATCTGCGAGTGCCCGCGGCCGCAGTACTCGGCGCAGAAGATGTCGTAGCTGCCGAGGCGCGTGGCCTCGAACCAGGCTACCGTGTAGCGGTTGGGGAGGACGTCCTTCTTGATGCGGAAGGCGGGCACATAGAAGCTGTGGATCACGTCGGCAGCCGACATCGTTAGCTTGACCGGCCGCCCCTGAGGCACAACGAGCTCGGTCGCGCCGACCACCCCATGCTTGGGGTAGTCGAAGGACCAGCTCCATTTTTGCGCCAGCACGCGCACCTCGATCGCTCCGGCGGGCGGCACGCTGAGCGTGACGTAGTCGCTGAAGCTCCAAAAGAAGATGCCGACGAGGATCAGGGCGGGGACGACCGACCAGGCGATCTCGAGCCGGTGGTTGCCCTCGATCTGGCTCACCTTCACCGGCTGGCCGCGCCGCCGACGGTACTTGATCACGAAGGCGATGGTCAGGCCGACCACCAGCAGGAAGAAGAACGCGCTCAGGTAGTAGATGAAATAGAAGAGCACATCGCCGCGCTCGGCCGCCGTCGAGGCCTGTTCGGGCAGCCAGAGCGTGCCGCGGCTGGCAGCGCCTTCGGTCGCCGTGGCCGTTGCGGTGAGCAAGGGGTAGATGGTCATCAGCTCGGGGCCTAGCGTGCTGCGGCTGGCAGGATCACACGCGCTGCAGCCGGTGGAGCGGGGGTAGGTGAGGGGGCCAGCGGCGCCGGGGATGGGCTCGCCAGCTCGAGTGGCGCGATCAGCGCCGGGTCGGCCGCGAGCAGCTCCATCGCGCGGGCGACGGGGATGCGGAAGAGGCCGCGCGGAGCGTCCACGACCTCATAGTGGTTGAGCAGCCGACGGTCGCGGGCGCGCAGCTCGGGCAGCGCCGGGGGCACCTGGGAGAGGTCCTGGGCGACGAGCTCACGCTGCGAGACCGCGTCGAAGTACTGCCAGAGCGCGAGCACGACGATCACCACCAGGCCGAGTAGGGCTAGCACCCAGAGGCCGACCTGGACGACCGGCAGCGCATCCGCTTCGACACCGGGGCTCGCGGAGGCGGCGGGAGCTTCTTGTCGCTCGGTCATCGTGTCGTCCTCAGTAGTTCTCGAAGGCCAGCGACTCGGCGAGGCGCGGGTCGCGCATGGGCACCAGCGCATGGCGCTGCAGCTGGCGCAAGAAGAACGCCACGAACAAACCGCCGATGCCGAGGAAGGCGGTCAGATCGAGCAGGTCGAAGGCGGCGCCGGCCGGGTGGAGCACGGGCATCACGAGCCAGTAGAGGTCGAGGTAGTGCAGCGCCAGCAGCCAGAGCGCGGCCGGCAGCAGGGTTGCGCCGCGCCGTTTGGTCGCGCGGGTCATCAGGTAGAAGAAGGGGACGACGAAGTGACCGAGGCCGAGCGCCAGGGTCACCTGACGCCAGGAGCCCGCGAGGCGCCGCGCGTACCAGATCGTCTCCTCGGGTAGATTGCCGTACCAGATCAGCATGAACTGCGAGAAGGCGATATAGGACCAGAAGACCGTGAAGCCGAAGAGCAGCTTGCCGAGATCATGGTAGTGCTCGACGCTGATGACGTCGCCGAGCACCCCGGCGCTACGCAAGAGCAGCCCGACCAGCGCGAGAAAGGCGAAGATCGCGACGACGCAGCCGGAGAAGTAGTAGACGCCGAACATCGTCGAGTACCAATGCGGATCGAGCGACATCAGCCAGTCGAAGGCCGCGAAGGTCACTGTAAGCGCGAAGAGAATAATGGCCGGGCCGCTCAGTCGCTGCAGGCGCAGGGTCGCCTCTGGGGCACCGTCCTGATCCTGTCGCAGGGAGCGCCGATAGAAGGCCCAGGCCAGGGCGGTCCAGATGCCGAAATAGCCCAGCGCGCGCGCCACGAAGAAGGGGATGTTGAGGTAGGGCGTCTTGCTCGCCAGCAGCGCATCGTGCCTGAGCGCGTCGGGGTGGGTCCAATGAAAGAGCTCATGGAGACCGCCGACGACGGGTAGAAAGAGCAGGCCGAGCAGGGGCAGCGTGATCATCGCGTGCTCGGCCAACCGCCGCACGACGACGCTCCAACCCGCCCTGGTGGCGAACTGCACGATGACGAAGAAGAGCGCACCGAGCGCGATGCTGAGCCAGTAGAGCAGCGCCACGAGGTAGGAGAAGTGAGCCTGGCGTGCAGCGCCCGCGCCGCGACCAAGCAGCCAGTGGGCCATCAGCGCGAGCAACCCGACGCTAGCCGCCGCCAAGGAGAGCGCGCGCCAGGTCTTGGAGCGGGGCAGGCGGAGCTGCTCAGGGCGCAGGGTCGAAGGGGCGGCGTGCGTCACGGCGTCCTCCAGCCGCGTCGCACGACGACGTCAGGCGGTAGCTGATCGAGGGTGGCGTGGCCGGCGAGCTGGAGCGCGCGGACATAGGCGGCGATGGCCCAGCGATCGGTGACCGGGATGGCCCAGGCGTAGGAGGGCATGCTGCGCACGCCCTCGCTGATGACGCCGAAGAAGTGACCGATCGGCGCCTGGAGCAGACGCTGCTCGTGGTAGGAGGGCGCGGGTACGGCCATCTTGCGCGCGCGCAAGATCGACTCCCCATTGCCACTCGCTCCATGACAGGGTTGGCAGTAGATGTCGAAGCGCTCGCGGCCGCGCTGTAACAAGTCGGCGGTCAGCGCCACGGGCAGGCGATCGGCTGGCTTTCCGTCAAGGGTGCCGCGATAGAGATGCTCGCTCTCGCGCAGCGCGCCGTGGGCGATGGTGTTGGCCGGTGGCGTGCGCATCGCCCGCCCGTCGGCGAAGAAGGCATTGCTCTGCTGGGCGCCAAAGCGCGCCTGTGAAGCCATGTTCTGCTGCAGATGAACCGGCGGTGAGCTCGATCGCCCACCGCGACAGGCGGAGAGGCCGAGCAGCAGCAGCGCCGCGACCCGAGCCGCCGCAACGAAGCCGCGTGCGTGGCGCCATCGCCGCGCCAAGAGCCTTGCTGCTTGCCTCAGCACGCCCATCGGGGGCCTCCGTATGAGGGGGTCATTGGGCTTGGGGGCATCATTGGGCCAACAGCTCGACGTGCGTCGCGCCGAGCTCCTTCAACCAACCGGGGGTCTGGTCGGGATCGAAACGCGGGTCCGCCGCCTCGACCGAGATGAAGAAGCGATCGTCGCCGACCCCGGCGAAGCGCTCGCTGCGAAACACAGGATGGTAGTGGCGAGGGAGCCGGTTGAAGTGCAGCATCCCCAGAACGCAGGTCAACGCGGCCGCCAGCACGCCGACCTCGAAGGTCACGGGGACGAAGGCGGGCCAGCTAAAATAGGGTTTGCCAGCGATCACCATCGGATAGGCGATGGTGCTGGTCCACCACTGCAGGCCGAGGCCGCCGGCGGCCCCGAGCATGCCGCCGACGAAGACGACCCAGGGCAGGCGCGAGGGGCGCAGACCCATCGCGCGGTCGAGTCCATGCACTGGAAAGGGGCTATGGGCGTCCCAGCGCGAGAAGCCGCCATCGCGTAGGCGCTCGCAAGCGCGATAGAGCGCCGTCGGGTCGGCGAATTCCGCCAACACGCCCCAGGTCTCGGTGGCTGGCGTTTCAGCCATGGATCAGGTCTCCTGTGGGCGGCGGCAGGTTGCCGCCGCTTGCCAGTGGCGCGGTCGCGGCGCTGTCGCTCGTGGGGGCGGGTGTCGGGCCGTGGACGTGGGCTGCCGGCACGATCGCCTTGACCTCCGCCATCGCCACCTGCGGCAGGAAGCGCACGAAGAGCGAGAACATCGTGAAGAAGAGCCCGAAGCTCCCGACCAGCGCGCAGACGTCCCAGAAGGTCGGCGAGTAGTAGTCCCAGCTCGAGGGGAGGAAGTCGCGGTGCAGCGAGGTCACCGTGATGACGAAGCGCTCGAACCACATGCCCACGTTGATCAGAATCGAGGAGACGAAGAGCCAGGGCAGCGACCGGCGGGCGCGCTTGAACCAGAAGCTCTGCGGCACGATGACGTTGCAGGTGACCATGATCCAATAGGCCCAGGCATAGGGGCCAAAGGCGCGGTTGATGAAGACAAAACGCTCGAAGGGGTTGCCGCTATACCACGCGATGAAGAACTCCATCGCATAGGCGTAGCCGACGATCGAGCCGGTCAGCAGCATCACCTTCGCCATGTTCTCGAAGTGGCGGAGGGTGACGATGTGCGTCAAGCCGAAGAGCTCGCGCGCGATCACCATCAGCGTCACGACCATCGCGAAGCCGGAGAAGATCGCGCCGGCGACGAAGTAGGGCGGGAAGATGGTCGTGTGCCAGCCGGGGACCTGCGAGACGGCGAAGTCGAAGGAGACGATCGAGTGCACCGAGAGCACGAGGGGCGCCGAGATCGCCGCCAGAATCAGGTAGGCCCGCTCGTAGTGCTGCCAGTGCCGATTCGAGCCGCGCCAGCCGAGGGCGAAGATGCCGTAGGCGATGCGCCGGACGCGGCTCTTGGCGCGGTCGCGGACGGTCGCCAGGTCGGGCAGCAGTCCGACGTACCAGAAGAGCAGCGAGACGGCGCCATAGATGCTCACGGCGAAGACATCCCAGAGCAGCGGGCTACGGAAGTTGGGCCAGACGCCCATCTGGTTGGGGTAGGGCAGTGCCCAGTAGATGACCCAGACGCGGCCGACGTGGATCGTCGGAAAAAGCAGCGCACACATCACGGCGAAGATCGTCATCGCCTCCGCGAAGCGGTTGATCGACGTGCGCCAGCGCTGGCGAAAGAGGAAGAGGATCGCGGAGATCAGCGTCCCGGCGTGGCCGATGCCGACCCAGAAGACGAAGTTGACGATCGCCCAGCCCCAGCCGACGGGGTTGTTCAGACCCCAGATCCCCGTGCCCATATAGAAGAGATAGGCGGTGCTGAGCACGAGCACGCCGAGGAGCGCCAGCGACACACCGAAGAAGATGTACCAAGCGCGCGGCGGCACCCACTCGACGGGGCGGCAGACCGCCTCGGTGATGCCGTGGAGGCTGTTGTCGCCCAGCAGCAGCGGCGCCCGCTGATCGACGGGCTCGTCGAGGTTGAGGCTCAGCTCGGTGGCGGTGGGCTGCTGCGACATACGATGTGAACCTAGATCAGCGAGCCGGCTCAGCCGAGCTTGGGGTTGGGGTTGCGCACGCGCGCGAGGTAGGTCGTGCGCGGCTTGAGATTCATGTCGCCCAGCACCGCGTAGTTGCGGTCGCGCTGCTTGAGCTGCGCGACGCGGCTCCGCGGGTCATTGAGATCGCCGAAGACGATCGCCTCGGTCGGGCAGACCTGCTGACAGGCCGGCACCACCGTGCCGTCGGCGATGGTATCGCTGCCCGCGGCCTTGGCCGCGAGGCGGGCGCCGTTGATGCGTTGCACGCAGTAGGTGCACTTCTCCATCACCCCGCGAAAGCGCACGGTGACGTCGGGGTTGCGCTGCATCGCCAGCAGCGCGTTCTGCCGGTCGTGCTCGGCCTGGTAGTTGAAGAAGTTGAAGCGCCGCACCTTATATGGGCAGTTGTTGGCACAGTAGCGTGTGCCGATGCAGCGGTTGTAGGCCATGTCGTTCAGCCCCTCGGGGCTATGCGCGGTGGCGCCGACCGGGCAGACGCTTTCGCAGGGCGCCGTCTCGCAATGCTGGCAGGCCATCGGCTGCGTGACGGGCAGGGCGTCGTCGCTCTCGCCGCTGAAATAGCGATCGAGGCGAATCCAATGCATCTCGCGGCCGTTGAGCACGCGCTCCTTGCCGACGACGGGGATCGTGTTCTCTGACTGGCAGGCGATCGTGCAGGCGTTGCAGCCGATGCAGCTGCTGAGGTCGATCGTCATGCCCCATTGCCGACCCGTCGTGGGGTTGGGCGGCTCCCAGAGCAGGGTCTTGACCTCGGCGTCGGGCAGGAGCTGCGCGGCGCGGGCGAAGTCAGGGTCGCGCTGGTACTGCGCCAGCGTTGCCTCCTGCACGATCGGGCGGCGCTGGCCGGTCAGGGGCTCGATCAGCGTGCCGTGGTCCTGCGTGCAGGCGAGCGCGTAGTGCCCGCGCAGGTGGCGCAGCCTGACGCCTTGGGCGAAGCGCGAGGCGTCGACGGTGCGCAGCGCGTTGGCGTTGAAGCCGCGGCCGTCGGCCACCGGGCCGCTATGCTGGCGACCATAGCCCAGCGCCAAGGCGACGCAGCTCTCTGCGACGCCCGGCGTGATCCAGACGGCGGCCTGCAGGCGGCGACCATCATGTTCGAGCTCGATCAGCTCCTCGGACTTGAGCCCGAGCCGGCGCGCCGTGGCTGCCCCGATCAACGCCGCGTTATCCCACGTCAGCTTGGTCACCGGATCGGGCAGCTCTTGCAGCCAGGCGTTGCCGGCGAAGCGGCCGTCGTAGAGCGTCGCGTCGAGCTGAAAGACCAACTCCAGGCGTTGGTCGGTGGGGGCCGGTCTATCGAGGGCGTCCTGCGGGCGCGCCGTCCGGGCGTCCCGATCGGCCGAGCCGCTCGAGCCCTCGAGCGTTGGTCGCGCTGCGGGCCTGCCGGCGAGCTGGGTCGCAAGCGCCTGCCACTCGTAGGTGGGGCTGAGCGCGGCGAGCTCAGCCGGGCGCTGCCCGTCATGGACCAGCGCGCGCCAGCGACGCTCGTGGCTGGCCTCATCGGCCCCGGCCGGCAGCAGGCCTGCATAGGCTGCGGTCGCCGGGCGGCGCAGCAGCGTGTAGCCATCGTGGAGCTTAGAGGCGATCAGGCGCGCAACGAGCTCGATCGGCGAGAGCGAGGCGAAGAGGGGCGCGATCAGCGGCTGCTGCACGCTGATCGTGCCGTCGGCGGCGCGGAGATCGCCCCAGGCCTCGAGGAAGTGGCTTTGGGGCACGACCCAGCGCGCCAGCGCCGCGGTCTCGTTGGCCGTGGGGCAGAGGTAGATCGTCGACGGGACGCGGCGCAGCAAGGTGCCGAACTCGAGATCGGCCGGCGCGTCATAGACCGGGTTTCCGCCGACGATGACCAGCGATGAGACGGTCTCGGCCCGCAGCGCCGCGGCGAGGGCCTCGATCCCCTCGCAGTCCGCTGCCAGGTCGGGGTAGTAGCTGACCGTCTGGCCGACGCTGCCGAGCAGCGCGTTGGTCAGCTGGCCGAGCGCATGGACCAGCGGCGGCTGCCCTTCGCCAACGATGATCAACGCCCGCCCGCGATGGGCGAGGAGGTCCTCGGCCAGCGCGCCAATCCAGCGCTGATGCGCGGCGCTCGGCGCGCGCGCCCGCAGGCGCGCCAGGAGCTGCTCGGCGCCGGCGGGCGCCGGCAGGGAAGGCGCGAGCTTGGCGACCAGGTCGGCGAGAAAGCCACCCACCTGCGAGGCCGCCAGGCGCAGGCGATTGTCGGCGTTCATCCCCGTGACGGTGAAGGCTGGCTCGACCACGTAGAGCCTGTTCATCCCGTCGCGCGGGCTGGTGAGGCGCCGTCGTTGGGCAAAGGCGCGGGCCTGGCGGACGACGTCGCCCTCGAGGCCGAGCGGATCGGCGTCGAGGGCTAGCACGACATCGGCGCGATCGAGCGCATAGCAGGGCCGAGCCCCCTTCAGCCCGACGAGTGCTGCGCCGGCCAGGCTCTGCCGTGGTTGGGCCGCGTCGTGGACGTAGAGGCGTGCGTGCGGGTAGCGAGCGCGAAGCTCGCCCAGCAGCGCGTGGAGCGTCGGCGAACGGAGGTCCTGCAGCAGCAGCGCCAGGCCGCGCCCCTGCTGCCGCTCGAGGCGCGCCGCGAGCCCGGCCAGCGCGGCATCGCGCTCGCGCGTGGAGACCGAGCGGTCGCCGAGGCGCGTGCGCCGCAGGCGCTGCGGGTCGTAGAGATCGAGCACGCTCGCCTGCAGGAAGGTGTCGGTGGCGCCGCGACTCATCGGATGGTCGGGGTGGCCCTCGATCTTGGTCGGGCGTCCGTCCTGGCTCTCGACGAGCAGGCCGACCACCCCCCCCGTGAGCTGGGCGGCGGTGGCGTAGTAGCGCGGCTGTCCAGGGACCAGATCCTCGGGCCGCTGGTTGAAGGGCAGGATCAGCTCGCGTGGCTTGCGCACGCAGCCGCTCAGCGTGGCGCCGGCGAGGGTTAGCGAGGCGCCCATCACCCCGAGGAAGTCGCGGCGCCCGACGTGGTCGAGGTCGAGCTGCGCGGCATTGGGCGGAAACTCGTCGCGCTGGGCAGCCTGCGCTGGATCGATCGGCGCGCCCTCGGCATTGAGGCTGCGCCAATGACGCGGGGCGGTGGCGTTTCCCTCGGCGGTGGCAGCGGGGGCGTGCACTCTAGGCGTAGTCATCGGTGGCACCCCGAGCAGTGCAAGGGCGGCTCGAGCTGGCGCTTGCGCCGCGGATCGCGCGCGGCGACGTAGCCCGCGGCCGCCGGGTCGTAGCCGAGGTCGGTGACTTTGTCCAACGGACCCACCCGGCCCGCTGGGTTGCGGTGGCAGTCCAAGCACCAGCTCATGCTCAGCGGCTGGACCTGGCGCACGACCGTCATCTGGTCGACGCGGCCGTGACACTGCACGCAGCCGACGCCCGCGGCCACGTGGACGCGGTGATCGAAGAAGGCGTAGTCGGGCAGCAGGTGAACGCGCACCCAGGGGAGCGGCAGCCCGCTGGCATGGGCGATGCGCAGGGGCGCGAGCTTGACGGTCTCGGGCAAGATCAGCTTCTCGTGACAGCCCATGCAGGTCTGCGTCGGGGGCACGGCGGCGACCGGCGCCCGCTCGACGGTGCTGTGGCAGTAGCGGCAGTCGAAGCCGAGCTCGCCCGCGTGGAGCTTATGGCTGAAGGGGACGGGCTGGATCGGCTCGTAGCCGACGTCGGTAAACGAGGGAGAAAACCAGTACCAGATCGCGCCGACGACCGTCGCCAAGACCACGGGCAAGGCCAGGCCGAGGTAGAGCGGAAGACGATTGGTCCAGCGCGGGAAGAGCGGGGTCACGGCTTGTCGACGCTCCCTCGGTAGCAGTAGTCGCCGGCAGTCGCCCCAGCGGCTTCGATCCCGGGCGACCTCGAGCACACGATGCAGCGGCCTCTGCGTGCCCGCGCCACGAACTCGACCGACGGGGGCGGCCGCGCTCGTCTTGGGCTCAGGAAGGCCGCAGGGCGGAGCGTCGGCTTGCCCCGCCGGAACGCGCGCACCCTAGCGATAACGCCCCGCGTTGGCAAGGGCCAGCGGCGACGGCCAGCGGCGACGGCGGAGGTGCGGCGACGGCGGACATGCGGCGACGGCGGACGTGCGGGGCAGCTGGTGGTGCGGGGTCTGCAGCGGTGGCGCTGGCCTCCCTCGCGCTGCCGAGCCTCGACGGGGTGCGCGCGGGCGGGGGAGGGAGGCTGACTTTCGCAGTAGACAGCCGGGGCGCGCTGAGTAGACTGTGCGGCGATGATTATTGTGATGCGCCCCGAATGCGGGCCTGAATCCCCCGAAGTGGCCGAGGTCGTGCGCCTGGCGCGGACCTTCCCCGACGTGCAACCAGAGGTACGGCAAATCCAGGGCGCCACGCGCTCGCTGACGGAGGTCTACCTGATCGGATCGACTGGCCAACTGCCGCTCGATCGCTTCGCCGACAGCCTGGGCGTCGAGCGCGCGATCCGCGTGCGAGAGAAATATCGTGCGATTGGCCGCCACGAGGGGCAGGTCGAGGCGCTGGGCTTCGAGTACAACGGGCTCCGCTTCGGCGATGATAGCTTCCATGTCTTCGCCGGGCTCTGCGCGGTCGACACCCGTGAGAACGTCGAGCAGATGTTCCGCGCGCTGAAGCAGCTCGGGCTGCAGACGACGCGTGCCGGGGCCTACAAGCCGCGCACCAGCCCCTACGATTTCCAGGGGCATGGCCGCGCCTGTCTGCCCTACGTCTTCGAGCTGGCCGGCAAGTACGACATCAAGTGCGTGGCGATGGAGATCACCCACGAGACGCAGCTCGACGAGATCCGCGAGGCCCTCGAGCGCGCCGGGCAGCCGACGGGTGTGCTGATTCAAATCGGCACGCGCAACGCGCAGAACTTCGAGCTGCTGAAGCACGTTGGGCAGCAGCAGGACTTTCCCGTGCTCTTCAAGCGCGGGATGGGCATCACGCTGGCCGAGTCGCTGAATGCCTGTGAATACATCGCCAGCGGCGGCAACCATCGAATCATCTTCTGCCTGCGCGGGATGAAGACGAACCTCGGCGATCCGCACCGAAACCTCGTCGACTTCGCGCATGTGCCGGTGGTCAAGCGCCTGACGCGCTTGCCGGTCTGTATCGACCCGTCGCATTCGGTCGGCCAGCGCCTGGTGGCGTTGGACGGCTTGCTCGACATGCATCACGCGGCAGCGCAGGGCATCGTCGCCGGCGCGAACATGGTGCTGGTCGACTTCCATCCGACG
The Pseudomonadota bacterium DNA segment above includes these coding regions:
- a CDS encoding 3-deoxy-7-phosphoheptulonate synthase is translated as MIIVMRPECGPESPEVAEVVRLARTFPDVQPEVRQIQGATRSLTEVYLIGSTGQLPLDRFADSLGVERAIRVREKYRAIGRHEGQVEALGFEYNGLRFGDDSFHVFAGLCAVDTRENVEQMFRALKQLGLQTTRAGAYKPRTSPYDFQGHGRACLPYVFELAGKYDIKCVAMEITHETQLDEIREALERAGQPTGVLIQIGTRNAQNFELLKHVGQQQDFPVLFKRGMGITLAESLNACEYIASGGNHRIIFCLRGMKTNLGDPHRNLVDFAHVPVVKRLTRLPVCIDPSHSVGQRLVALDGLLDMHHAAAQGIVAGANMVLVDFHPTPKEALCDGPQALLLKELEHFVADTQLVRKAYLDRIALGRRLLQER